AGTGCTCCGCGCCCTGCATTCCCCGTCGTTGCCGATGGAGTGGCCGACGCCGTCGCGGCTGCGTCCGCAAACTGCTCCGTCAGCGCCAGCCTCACCAGCGTCGCTTCGATCAGAGCCCGGGGCGAAGCCGAATTGCGCACCATCCGCTGCACCGCATCGCAGATCGCAATCATGTGCGACAACTGCGCAGCCTCGAAATGAGCCGCTCGCGCAGCCTCCTGCGTTCGCGCCACATCCGACAGTTCCACCAGCGGCGTCTCTCCGCCGCATGCTGCAATCACCATCAGATCGCGGAAGCGCTCACACAACGTCTCGAGGAACAGATTGCTCCCCGACCCGCGCGAAAGCAGATCATCCGCAACCTCAAGCGTTGTGCGCACATCGCCCGACGCGATCGCATCGATCAGCGAACCGACCAGCTGCCGATCGGGCAGACCAAGCAGGCTCGCGAGCAGCGCAACCGTCAGTTTTTTCTCGCCCGCAGCAATCACGCGATCGAGCAGGCTCAGCGCATCACGCATCGACCCGTTGCCGAGTTTGGCCACTTCCTGCACCAGTTCAGGCTCGGCGCTCAGCCCCTCAGCCTTGATCACGCTCGACAGATGCTCGGCAATCCGCGATACAGCGATATTGCGAAAGTCAAACCTCTGGCATCGACTCTGAATCGTGGCAGGCACCTTGTGCGACTCGGTCGTGCACAAGATGAACTTGACGTGGGCCGGGGGCTC
This region of Phycisphaeraceae bacterium genomic DNA includes:
- the dnaX gene encoding DNA polymerase III subunit gamma/tau, which gives rise to MSYTVLARRYRSNSFDELVGQEPIARTLAAAIEHNRVAHAYLFCGTRGVGKTSMARIFAKALNQADANPEVAKAIMTGQDTDVIEIDAASNTGVDNARDLIANANYIPMRGPYKIYIIDEVHMLSTNAFNALLKTMEEPPAHVKFILCTTESHKVPATIQSRCQRFDFRNIAVSRIAEHLSSVIKAEGLSAEPELVQEVAKLGNGSMRDALSLLDRVIAAGEKKLTVALLASLLGLPDRQLVGSLIDAIASGDVRTTLEVADDLLSRGSGSNLFLETLCERFRDLMVIAACGGETPLVELSDVARTQEAARAAHFEAAQLSHMIAICDAVQRMVRNSASPRALIEATLVRLALTEQFADAAATASATPSATTGNAGRGALAKKR